In Bogoriella caseilytica, the genomic window GGGTCTTACCGGGCGTGGGCGGCGAGAATATCGTCGCTCAATCGCGGCCAGAGGTCGGCGGCCCAGGAGCTGAAACTCTGGGCACCCAGGAAGGCCGTAGCGATCCCGGCCCGCGGGTCCACCCAGAGGAAGGATCCCGACTGACCGAAGTGGCCGAAGGTCTCCGGCGAGTTCCGTGAGCCGGTCCAATGCGGTGACTTCTCGCCGCGAATCTCGAAGCCGAGACCCCACGAGTTCGGATCCTGCCGGCCGAAGCCCGGCAGCACGCCGGCGAGTTCGGGGTAGACCGCGGAGGTAGCTTCGCTGAAGAGTTCCTCACCGATCAGGGTGGGTGCCAGACACTCCCGGCTCAGGATCGCCAAGTCGGCCGCCGAGCCGGTGGCGGCGTGCGCGGGTGAGCCGTCCACGAAGACCGTCGACATCGCCAAGGGGTGCAGGACGGTCTCCTCGATCCAGACGTCGAAGTCGCCGCCCACCTGCTCGCTCACGTAGTCGCCGAGCGCCTCGATTCCCAGATTCGAGTAGACCCGGCGCCGCCCCGGGGACTGCAGCACGGCGCCGTCCTCGAAGGGCAGCCCCGAGGCGTGCGCCAGCAGGTGGCGCACCGTGGAGCCCTCGGGACCCGCTGGATCGTCCAAGCTCACCATCCCGCGTTCCACGGCCACCAGCGTGGCCATCCCGGCGAGGAGCTTGGTCACCGACGCCCAGCGGAAGGTCTCGTGGATCTCGCCGGAGGAGTCCAGCACGCCGTCGGCATCGGAGACCACGACGGCCACCGGGAAGGAGAGATCTTCAAGGCTGGCGAAGGGTGTGGCGCTCATGGCTCCACCCTGCCATGGGCGCGGCTGGGGCGACCTCGGGGACCAGAATCACGCCGAGGAGCTCACGGGGATGAAGATCCGCATGGCCGAGGGTTCACGTTCCGCCCACCGGTGGTACGGGATGAGCCGAAGGTCCACGGCCGGCCCTCCGGCGGAGGGCTCTGCGCCACCGGGCTGGGACTGGAAGGGGGGCGTGCCGTCGGGGTCGGAAGCGACCTGCACACGCCCGGCGGCGACCGCGCCGTCGGCCACGGCCCGCACCGGTGCCTCCGCATCGAGCCGGACATCTGCAAGATCGACTCCCTCGGGCAGGTCCGTCGACTCCAGGCAGAGCACCAGCGGGCCTCGCTCGATCGCGGCTGTGCCGCGCAGGCCATCGACGCGCGGATGGGGCCACGTCATCCGCGGCTCCAGCGGCAGCCGGAGAACGAGCTCCTCCCCGGGCTGGAACTCCCGTTCCACCATGGCCCAGCCCGGCTCGACCACGCTACGCGGCCCGCCCGCATCGGAGAGCGTGGCGCCTGTGGCCCAGCCGGGCACGCGCAATCGCAGGGCCACCGGGCGCGCCGGGGCCTCGCGGATCTCGATCCGCACCTCGCCGTCGCCGGGGTAGCTGGTGATGATCCCGAGTGCGAGCACCGCCCCATCGGCCAGGGCGAAGCGCCCCTCCCCCGCCGCGTACTGCAGCAGTGTGACGGCGTCATCCTCCACGGCCGCCGCATAGCTCTGCCAGGAGGCCAGGGTGCGCGCCACGTTCGTGGGGCAGCACGACACCTCGAACCACGGAGCACGCACCCCACCCTCTGCGCGGGGATTGACGCCCGAGGCCTCGACATCGCTGCCGGCCTCACGTTGCTGCAGGGGGTTCGCGTAGAAGAACGCCCGGCCGTCCGCACGCGGTGAAGTGGCGAGGACGTTGTAGAAGGTGCGCTCCATCAAGTCGGCGTACCGGGCCTCGCCAGTGGCCAGGAACAGCCGCCAGGAGACCATGATCGAGGCGATGCCCGCGCAGGTCTCGCAGTAGGCGCGATCGGCCGGCAGTTCCCAGTCCTCGCCGAAGCCCTCGTCCTGGTGCCGCGAGCCCATGCCGCCGGTGAGATACGTACGCCGCTCCACGGTTCGGGACCACTGCCGGCGTACTGCGTCGAGCAGCTCGTCATCGCCGGTGTCGACGGCGACGTCGAGGGCGCCCGCCGCCAGGTAGAGGGCGCGCACCGCATGCCCGCGCCACGCCTGCGCCTCGCGCACCGGGACGTCGTCCTGGAAGTAGGCCGCACTGAGCAGCGGGATGGGGCGCAGCGTTCCTCGCCCCCGGCGTTCGATGAAGAGCCTCGCCTGCTCGAGGTAGCGCGGTTCGCCCAGCAGTCTGCCGAACTCGGCGAGGCCGACCTCGATCTCCGGGTGGCCGCAGATCCCCTCTCGTGCTCCCGCACCGAACTCCCGGCACACATGATCGGCCGCACGCCGGGCGATCTCCACCAGGGGGTCACGCGGCCCGGTCACGCGGGCGCGGGCCACGGCCGCCTGCAGCAGATGCCCGAGGCAGTAGAGCTCGTGCCCCTCTTCGAGGTCGGAGTAGCGCGGTTGCTGACCGGCGTGCCCGAAGCACGTATTGAGGTAGCCGTCCTCGTCCTGGGCCGGGCCGATGCGCTCGACCAGCGCAACGAACATGGCCTCTGCCTCGGGAGAACCGCTGCGGCCCCGCTCCCACGCCAGCGCCTCCAGAAGCTTGTACACCTCGGAATCGGAGAACTGCCAGCCCGGCCGCTCCCTTGCCGTCTCGCCAGTGGCGACCCGGTCGAAGTTGGCGAGCCATCCGAGCCGTTCCATCCAGTCCAGGCAGTGCCCGAGCGTGGTGGTGGCGTTGGTCTGCTGCAAGCGCCCCCAGAAGCCCTCGGCCAGGCGGAACTCCGTCAGGCCGGCCCCACGCCGGGAGCCGCTCAGGGGTGCCACGGGGCGGGCCAGCAGGGCCGAGCCACCCGGCACGGCGTTGGTCGGGGGTGCGGAGGTGTCGGTCACGGGTGAGGTCCTTCGGGTTGGGGCACGCCGGCTACGTGGCAGCGCCAGGAGGCCGCGGTCAGTCCTTGACCGCACCGGCGGTGACACCGGCAGCGACATAGCGCTGTGCCATGACCAGCAGCACTGCTGCGGGGACCGAAGCGATCGCGGCGGTGGCCATGATTGCGTTCCACTGGGTGGTGTTGTTGCCGATGTAGTTGTAGATGCCCAGCGTGATGGGGATGAAGTTTCCGTTGCGGTTCAAGGTCGAGGCGAAGATGAAGTCCGACCAGGCCCACAGGAAGGCGAAGAGCGCGACCGTGAGGGTCGAGTTGCGGCTCATCGGCAGGACCACGGAGATGAACGACCGCCAGGCACTCGCCCCGTCCACCCGGGCTGCCTGCAGGATCTCCCGGGGCAGGCCGGACATGAAGGCGGTGTAGAGCAGCACGCCGAAGGGCACCGCGATCGTCGAGTTGGCCACGATCAGGCCGCCCACCGTATTGAGCAGGCCCAGGCGGACGTAGACGGCGTAGAAACCCATCGCCATCACCACCGCCGGGATCATCTGCGCCACCAGGAGCAGGAAGTTCAGGGAGCGGCGGCCACGGAGATTGAGCAGCGCGATCGAGTACCCCGCCGGCGCCGCGATCAACACGGTCAGCACCACGCACCCCAGCCCGATCACCAGGCTCGTGGCCAGGGCCGGAAGCTGCTGGCTCAGAGCCGCGGTGTAACCATCGAGGGTGAGGTCTCGCGGGTACCAGTGCGGAGGGTCGGCCCGGAGGTTGCGCGTCTCGGTCAGGGAGACGTTGATCATCCAGTAGACGGGAAAGAGCATCACCACCGTGAAGAGGACCCCCAGGGCCGTCTTCCACCAGCGTCGCTGAGTGGTCATGAGTTCTCCTGTCCGCGCTGCAGGCGCAAGTGGAGGAAGCCGAAGACCAGTGCGATGACGATCAGGACATTGCCAACGGCGGCGGCCAGGGAGAAGCTCGGCTGGCCGGTCCCGAAGGCCTCACGGTAGGACCACACCGCCAGGGTGGTCGACGAGGTTCCCGGCCCGCCGGTGGTCATCACCCAGATGACGTCGACCACCTTGAGGGTGTAGATCAGCCCGAGCAGGAGGGTGATCGCCGAGACCGGCTTGAGCAGCGGGAAGGTGATGCTCCAGAACTGCCGCCAGGGCCCGGCCCCGTCGAGCGAGGCGGCCTCGTAGACCTCCCCGGGGATGTTCTGCAGTCCCGAGTAGAGGATGACGAGGTTGAAGGGGATGCCGAGCCAGATGTTCGCGATGGTCACGGCCAGGAGTGAGGTGTCCGGTGAGGTGAGCCAGTTGATCTGCCCGATCCCGAAGCTCTGCAGCACAGAGTTCACGATCCCGTGGTCACTGTTGAGCATCCAGGACCAGGTCGAGGCCGAGACGATCAGGGGCAGCAGCCACGGCACGAGGAAGAGTGCACGGAGCAGGTTCGAGAGCGGGAAGTTCGCCCGGAAGAAGACCGCCAGTGCCAGTCCGAGGGAGAACTGGAAGATGATCGAGACGAACACGAAGAAGAGCGTGTTCGCCAGCGCCGTGCCGAAGGTACTGGAGGTGAAGAGCTCGACATAGTTCTGGATGCCGACGAACTCCGGGTCACCTTGGACGAAGGCGCGGATGGTGTAGTCGTGCACGCTCAGGTCGATGTTGCGCCACAGGGGGTAGGCGTAGAAGAGCACCAGATACACCAGCAGCGGCGCCGCGAATCCGAGGGCGGTCCACTGGCTGGCGCTCATCGTGCGCCGACGTGCTC contains:
- a CDS encoding carbohydrate ABC transporter permease, with the translated sequence MTSTPIALGQRGESGRAAGAGSPVPAAPPRRRARRRTMSASQWTALGFAAPLLVYLVLFYAYPLWRNIDLSVHDYTIRAFVQGDPEFVGIQNYVELFTSSTFGTALANTLFFVFVSIIFQFSLGLALAVFFRANFPLSNLLRALFLVPWLLPLIVSASTWSWMLNSDHGIVNSVLQSFGIGQINWLTSPDTSLLAVTIANIWLGIPFNLVILYSGLQNIPGEVYEAASLDGAGPWRQFWSITFPLLKPVSAITLLLGLIYTLKVVDVIWVMTTGGPGTSSTTLAVWSYREAFGTGQPSFSLAAAVGNVLIVIALVFGFLHLRLQRGQENS
- a CDS encoding carbohydrate ABC transporter permease, producing MTTQRRWWKTALGVLFTVVMLFPVYWMINVSLTETRNLRADPPHWYPRDLTLDGYTAALSQQLPALATSLVIGLGCVVLTVLIAAPAGYSIALLNLRGRRSLNFLLLVAQMIPAVVMAMGFYAVYVRLGLLNTVGGLIVANSTIAVPFGVLLYTAFMSGLPREILQAARVDGASAWRSFISVVLPMSRNSTLTVALFAFLWAWSDFIFASTLNRNGNFIPITLGIYNYIGNNTTQWNAIMATAAIASVPAAVLLVMAQRYVAAGVTAGAVKD
- a CDS encoding serine hydrolase domain-containing protein, producing MSATPFASLEDLSFPVAVVVSDADGVLDSSGEIHETFRWASVTKLLAGMATLVAVERGMVSLDDPAGPEGSTVRHLLAHASGLPFEDGAVLQSPGRRRVYSNLGIEALGDYVSEQVGGDFDVWIEETVLHPLAMSTVFVDGSPAHAATGSAADLAILSRECLAPTLIGEELFSEATSAVYPELAGVLPGFGRQDPNSWGLGFEIRGEKSPHWTGSRNSPETFGHFGQSGSFLWVDPRAGIATAFLGAQSFSSWAADLWPRLSDDILAAHAR
- a CDS encoding glycoside hydrolase family 127 protein, which codes for MTDTSAPPTNAVPGGSALLARPVAPLSGSRRGAGLTEFRLAEGFWGRLQQTNATTTLGHCLDWMERLGWLANFDRVATGETARERPGWQFSDSEVYKLLEALAWERGRSGSPEAEAMFVALVERIGPAQDEDGYLNTCFGHAGQQPRYSDLEEGHELYCLGHLLQAAVARARVTGPRDPLVEIARRAADHVCREFGAGAREGICGHPEIEVGLAEFGRLLGEPRYLEQARLFIERRGRGTLRPIPLLSAAYFQDDVPVREAQAWRGHAVRALYLAAGALDVAVDTGDDELLDAVRRQWSRTVERRTYLTGGMGSRHQDEGFGEDWELPADRAYCETCAGIASIMVSWRLFLATGEARYADLMERTFYNVLATSPRADGRAFFYANPLQQREAGSDVEASGVNPRAEGGVRAPWFEVSCCPTNVARTLASWQSYAAAVEDDAVTLLQYAAGEGRFALADGAVLALGIITSYPGDGEVRIEIREAPARPVALRLRVPGWATGATLSDAGGPRSVVEPGWAMVEREFQPGEELVLRLPLEPRMTWPHPRVDGLRGTAAIERGPLVLCLESTDLPEGVDLADVRLDAEAPVRAVADGAVAAGRVQVASDPDGTPPFQSQPGGAEPSAGGPAVDLRLIPYHRWAEREPSAMRIFIPVSSSA